The following coding sequences are from one Arthrobacter sp. PvP023 window:
- a CDS encoding CpaF family protein: protein MKLSERISAAQAKSQSLSPSRTPTVAPPSPVSRTATATLELDRPELPARQPEPWTPPAPAKRTTAAAPAAAVVAHSAVTDHADEAKPKVQQPVDVFAALKERAATALFERMGARFNDSAITELELRTSAREELTRIIDAEQVPLSSEERTRLVQDVADDVLGYGPLQRLLDDPAVTEIMVNRMDQIYVERKGHLTLADSRFSSEEHLRKVIERIVSKVGRRIDESSPLVDARLEDGSRVNAVIPPLAVGGSSLTIRKFSKVPLTVRNLIDFGTLTPEMAELLNACVKAKLNIIVSGGTGTGKTTLLNVLSSFLPSDERIVTIEDAVELQIQQEHVVRLESRPPNTEGKGEVTIRELLRNSLRMRPDRIVVGEVRGGESLDMLQAMNTGHDGSLSTVHSNSPRDAVARLETLVLMAGMDLPLRAIREQIASAVNLIVQISRLRDGSRRITHVTEVQGMEGDIVTLQDAFVFDYSAGVDAQGRFLGRPVATGIRPRFIDRFEDLGIHVSPAVFATPGGPAGPAGHAGPAGPGIA from the coding sequence ATGAAACTTTCAGAGCGCATCAGCGCAGCTCAGGCCAAGTCGCAGTCACTGTCGCCCTCACGTACCCCAACCGTTGCCCCGCCGTCGCCGGTTTCCCGCACCGCCACCGCAACCCTCGAGCTGGACCGCCCGGAACTGCCCGCCCGGCAGCCGGAACCGTGGACACCGCCAGCACCGGCAAAGCGGACGACGGCGGCGGCACCGGCTGCCGCCGTCGTCGCACATTCAGCGGTGACCGACCACGCCGACGAGGCAAAACCGAAAGTCCAGCAGCCCGTGGACGTATTCGCCGCGTTGAAGGAACGGGCGGCCACGGCGCTGTTCGAACGCATGGGTGCCCGGTTCAACGACTCTGCCATCACCGAACTGGAGCTCCGGACGTCCGCCCGTGAGGAGCTCACCCGCATCATCGATGCAGAGCAGGTGCCGCTCTCCTCGGAGGAGCGCACGCGCCTGGTCCAGGACGTTGCCGATGACGTGCTGGGCTACGGCCCCCTGCAGCGGCTGCTGGACGACCCCGCCGTCACGGAAATCATGGTCAACCGGATGGACCAGATCTACGTGGAGCGCAAAGGCCACCTCACGCTGGCAGATTCACGCTTCAGCTCGGAAGAACACCTGCGGAAGGTGATCGAGCGCATCGTGTCCAAAGTGGGCCGCCGCATTGACGAGTCCTCTCCCCTGGTGGATGCCCGGCTGGAGGACGGCTCCCGCGTCAACGCAGTGATCCCGCCGCTGGCCGTGGGTGGATCGTCGCTGACCATCCGGAAGTTCAGCAAGGTTCCCCTCACCGTCCGGAACCTCATCGATTTCGGAACGCTGACACCGGAAATGGCGGAGCTCCTCAACGCGTGCGTCAAAGCCAAGCTCAACATCATCGTCTCGGGCGGAACGGGAACCGGGAAAACCACCCTGTTGAACGTGCTCTCCTCCTTCCTGCCCTCGGACGAACGGATCGTCACCATCGAGGACGCCGTGGAACTGCAGATCCAGCAGGAGCATGTGGTCCGGCTGGAAAGCCGTCCGCCGAACACCGAAGGCAAAGGCGAAGTGACCATTCGTGAACTGCTGCGCAACTCCCTGCGTATGCGGCCGGACCGCATCGTGGTGGGTGAGGTGCGCGGAGGCGAGTCGCTGGACATGCTCCAGGCCATGAACACAGGCCACGACGGCTCCCTGTCCACCGTTCACTCCAACTCCCCGCGCGACGCCGTGGCACGCCTCGAAACCCTGGTGCTGATGGCTGGGATGGATCTGCCGCTGCGGGCCATCCGGGAACAGATAGCGTCCGCGGTGAACCTCATCGTCCAGATTTCACGCCTGCGGGACGGCAGCCGCCGCATCACCCACGTGACCGAGGTGCAGGGCATGGAAGGCGACATCGTCACCCTGCAGGACGCGTTCGTCTTCGACTACTCCGCTGGCGTCGACGCCCAGGGCCGCTTCCTCGGACGTCCCGTCGCCACGGGAATCCGGCCGCGCTTCATCGACCGCTTCGAGGACCTGGGGATCCACGTCTCCCCCGCGGTCTTCGCCACGCCCGGCGGCCCGGCTGGCCCTGCTGGTCACGCCGGCCCCGCCGGTCCCGGAATCGCGTAG
- a CDS encoding pilus assembly protein TadG-related protein: MRRLEKHDGERGAVSVLVAILLVVLLGFGAIAVDVGMLYAERTQLRNGADAAALAIAQKCAKSATDPDCSPTSTLAATLTNSNANDGLSHIKSIALSATNRTVTVTAGAQEAGKTPNEVSLFFARVLGMNSAEVNAPSTVVWGSPEKGTSPFPITVSVCQVRNTTNIMQLLQLHGKNANPDCNYGPSGAFVEGGFGGLKQDPGQCGAFIDIAKSTAGGDTGNNAPPNCEARLNGWAADMNAGKDVIVLLPIFNSVTGTGTNAIYGLTTFAAFKVAGWKVGSSGLPYTFRNRAPDVPASLECKEPCRGIIGTFVKYVSLANGYTLGPINPDGATVVALSK, translated from the coding sequence GTGCGGCGGCTAGAAAAGCACGACGGCGAACGCGGCGCCGTGAGCGTGCTGGTCGCCATCTTGCTGGTGGTGCTCCTGGGCTTCGGAGCGATCGCTGTAGACGTCGGAATGCTCTACGCCGAACGGACCCAGCTTCGCAACGGTGCGGACGCAGCTGCCCTTGCCATAGCCCAGAAGTGTGCGAAGAGCGCCACCGATCCCGACTGCTCCCCCACATCAACCCTGGCAGCCACCCTCACCAACAGCAACGCCAACGACGGCCTCAGCCACATCAAATCCATAGCGCTCAGTGCGACCAATCGCACCGTCACCGTCACAGCCGGCGCGCAGGAAGCCGGCAAAACTCCCAACGAAGTTTCGCTCTTCTTCGCCCGTGTGCTCGGCATGAACTCAGCCGAAGTCAATGCCCCTTCAACAGTTGTGTGGGGCAGCCCCGAAAAGGGGACCTCTCCCTTTCCGATCACCGTGTCAGTCTGCCAGGTCCGCAACACCACGAACATCATGCAGTTGCTCCAGTTGCATGGAAAAAACGCCAACCCCGACTGCAATTACGGGCCATCGGGTGCATTCGTAGAGGGCGGCTTCGGGGGCCTCAAGCAGGATCCCGGCCAGTGCGGCGCCTTCATCGATATCGCAAAGAGCACCGCCGGCGGAGATACCGGCAACAATGCGCCGCCAAATTGCGAGGCCAGGCTCAACGGCTGGGCGGCGGACATGAACGCCGGCAAGGACGTGATCGTGCTGCTGCCGATCTTCAATTCAGTGACCGGAACCGGAACCAACGCTATCTACGGACTGACAACATTCGCCGCGTTCAAGGTGGCCGGGTGGAAGGTCGGCAGCTCAGGGCTTCCCTATACCTTCCGCAACCGAGCTCCAGACGTCCCGGCCAGTCTTGAGTGCAAGGAACCTTGCCGGGGAATCATCGGAACCTTCGTCAAGTACGTTTCCTTGGCCAATGGCTACACGCTCGGCCCCATAAACCCGGACGGCGCAACCGTCGTTGCGCTCAGCAAGTAG
- a CDS encoding type II secretion system F family protein, whose amino-acid sequence MNPVVLSALLLVSLPIGYLAWSVLSVDRKARSATVAILTRGRRAAEVPEKTPGRFLDRIGYGLAPAAYVRKLDRLLSLAGRPAAWPLGRILAAKPALGLVGASLFILVSMSSPKPIIKLAGLFLLFLGYFIPDLLLYSKGMERQKAMQLELANTLDQMLISVEAGLGFEGAMARAGENGKGPLAEEIIRTLQDMQVGRSRRESYLALAERTNIPELRSFVQAIVQADTYGIAISRVLRIQAKVMRVKRRQRAEEKAMKLPVMILFPLLFFIFPVLFIAILGPAVINTVVTFSGQ is encoded by the coding sequence ATGAATCCCGTGGTGCTGTCCGCGCTCCTCCTGGTAAGCCTCCCGATCGGCTACCTCGCATGGTCCGTCCTGTCCGTGGACCGCAAGGCCCGAAGCGCAACGGTGGCTATCCTGACGCGCGGCAGGAGGGCTGCCGAGGTCCCCGAAAAGACACCGGGACGCTTCCTCGACAGGATCGGCTACGGCCTGGCCCCCGCAGCCTATGTCCGGAAACTCGACCGGCTGCTCTCCCTCGCCGGACGGCCCGCTGCCTGGCCCCTGGGCCGCATCCTGGCGGCTAAGCCCGCCCTCGGCCTGGTGGGAGCGTCCCTTTTCATCCTTGTCAGCATGAGCAGCCCCAAACCCATCATCAAGCTTGCCGGCCTGTTCCTGCTCTTCCTGGGCTATTTCATCCCGGACCTGCTCCTCTACAGCAAGGGCATGGAGCGGCAAAAGGCCATGCAGCTGGAACTCGCCAATACCCTGGACCAGATGCTCATCTCAGTGGAAGCGGGACTGGGCTTCGAGGGTGCCATGGCCCGTGCAGGGGAAAACGGCAAAGGACCGCTGGCCGAAGAAATCATCCGCACCCTGCAGGACATGCAGGTGGGACGCAGCCGCCGGGAGTCGTACCTTGCGCTTGCCGAACGCACGAACATCCCGGAGTTGCGCAGCTTCGTCCAGGCGATTGTCCAGGCTGACACCTACGGCATCGCCATCAGCCGGGTCCTCCGCATACAAGCCAAAGTGATGCGGGTGAAGCGACGGCAACGTGCAGAGGAAAAAGCAATGAAGCTCCCGGTGATGATCCTGTTCCCGCTCCTGTTCTTCATTTTTCCAGTCCTGTTCATCGCAATTCTCGGTCCTGCCGTCATCAACACCGTTGTCACATTCAGCGGTCAATAG
- a CDS encoding RcpC/CpaB family pilus assembly protein, translated as MKSRLLAGVVAVLLAIVGAVLVVTYAQGADQRAVKDLDPVGVLVVTKAVPAGATVDTVKASVALEQVPGTAVAKSALDTLDESAGKVAAADLVPGEQLLAEKLVAPEDLQTSGSVKVPAGLQEVSFQLEPQRVVGGRLEPGDHVGIFISMKAGGVESKPDKETTQLSIHKVLVTAVQRAPEGAAAKPAPSASAGTEPDPRDVNLPTGLLMVTVAVNDINASKIVFASEFDSIWLSREPLDAEDNGPRIMIRPDVYK; from the coding sequence GTGAAGTCACGTTTGTTGGCAGGAGTGGTGGCAGTCCTCCTGGCCATCGTCGGGGCGGTCCTCGTCGTCACGTACGCCCAGGGCGCTGACCAGCGCGCCGTCAAGGACCTGGACCCGGTGGGCGTACTCGTGGTCACCAAAGCCGTCCCCGCCGGCGCAACCGTAGACACAGTTAAAGCATCGGTGGCCTTGGAACAGGTGCCTGGCACCGCCGTCGCAAAATCCGCGCTGGACACCCTGGACGAATCCGCCGGCAAAGTGGCCGCCGCCGACCTCGTCCCGGGCGAACAGCTGCTGGCGGAGAAGCTCGTCGCCCCTGAAGACCTCCAGACTTCCGGTTCGGTGAAGGTGCCGGCCGGCCTCCAGGAAGTCTCCTTCCAGCTGGAGCCGCAGCGGGTGGTCGGCGGGCGCCTGGAGCCCGGTGACCACGTGGGCATCTTCATCTCCATGAAGGCCGGCGGCGTCGAGTCGAAGCCCGACAAAGAGACCACCCAGCTGTCCATCCACAAGGTCCTGGTCACCGCAGTGCAGCGCGCCCCCGAAGGAGCGGCCGCCAAGCCGGCACCGTCGGCGAGCGCCGGAACAGAACCTGACCCCCGGGACGTGAACCTGCCTACGGGCCTCCTGATGGTCACTGTGGCGGTCAACGACATCAACGCCAGCAAGATAGTTTTCGCATCTGAATTTGATTCCATCTGGCTCAGCCGGGAACCGCTCGATGCCGAGGACAACGGACCGCGCATCATGATCCGGCCGGACGTCTACAAATGA
- a CDS encoding type II secretion system F family protein, which yields MLITIGAALLFLAPLLLGVALLIPGAPEIALSRRRPYDSDPPSRLTRLANITVGALDRFLAARNLRLYNRETLETAGVRLSQAEFIVLVVAGAIVGALVGLVIGVPVVSVLLVILAPFVGHLVLGFLAGKRRARFDQQLGDTLQLLAGGLRAGHSILRAIDAAAAESQSPTSEEMRRVITETSLGRDLLASLTDTSERMKNEDFVWIAQAIQINREVGGNLAEVLDQVNETIRERSEIKGHIKALAAEGKFSAYILIAMPIGIVLMLMGVNPGYMDAMFTHPLGWAMIAASVVFMTIGSLWMRKIIDLKF from the coding sequence GTGCTCATCACCATAGGAGCCGCGCTCCTCTTCCTCGCACCACTGCTCTTGGGCGTGGCACTGCTGATACCCGGTGCTCCGGAGATCGCCCTCAGCCGCCGCCGTCCCTATGACTCCGACCCGCCGTCACGGCTGACGCGCCTGGCCAACATCACAGTCGGAGCCCTGGACCGCTTCCTGGCCGCCAGGAACCTGCGTCTCTACAACCGGGAGACCCTGGAAACTGCCGGCGTCCGGCTCAGCCAGGCCGAGTTCATCGTCCTGGTCGTGGCCGGCGCCATCGTGGGTGCACTGGTGGGCCTGGTTATCGGTGTGCCTGTGGTCTCTGTCCTGCTTGTCATCCTCGCGCCGTTCGTGGGGCATCTTGTTTTGGGCTTCCTCGCCGGGAAGAGGCGGGCCAGGTTCGACCAGCAACTCGGCGACACCCTCCAGCTCCTCGCCGGCGGGTTGCGGGCCGGCCACAGCATCCTCCGCGCCATCGACGCCGCCGCTGCCGAGTCACAAAGCCCCACCTCGGAAGAGATGCGCCGGGTCATCACGGAAACCAGCCTGGGCCGCGACCTGCTGGCTTCCCTGACGGACACCTCGGAACGCATGAAGAACGAGGATTTCGTCTGGATCGCGCAGGCCATCCAGATCAATCGGGAAGTGGGCGGCAACCTGGCTGAGGTCCTGGACCAGGTCAATGAGACGATCCGTGAGAGGTCCGAAATCAAGGGCCACATCAAGGCGCTTGCGGCGGAGGGCAAGTTCTCCGCCTACATCCTGATCGCCATGCCCATTGGTATTGTGCTGATGCTCATGGGGGTGAACCCCGGCTACATGGATGCGATGTTCACCCATCCGCTGGGCTGGGCAATGATCGCAGCATCCGTGGTCTTTATGACCATCGGCAGCCTGTGGATGCGCAAAATCATCGATCTGAAGTTCTGA
- a CDS encoding AAA family ATPase: protein MSRFVLITPDIDFDGRLRQAVAGGLQGGVQTFFTSLLPADPNDLFAHLDQERPEVLILGPEVPVEEALRLATVMNVRFPELSVILASEPDPDFILQAMRAGVRDILSPDSDAAQIRVLLERASQQFASRYRVQAAPPMTETNKGLVIGVFSPKGGVGKTTIATNIAIGLGKIAPMSVVIVDLDLQFGDVASGLYLDPQHTVTDAVSPAASQDSLVLKAFLTVHPGSIYALCAPPTPVDADEITPEQVSRLLEQLSEQFQYVVVDTAPGLPEIGLAAMEQCTDVVWVSGMDIPSVRGLRSGLDVLRQLDILPETRHVVLNMADSKLGLTVQDLESTIGAPVDVSIPRSRAVALSTNRGIPVLQESAKDPATKGLNQLVNRFNPAWRATSQRKLHRRVVV from the coding sequence ATGAGCCGCTTCGTCCTGATCACGCCCGACATCGACTTCGACGGCCGCCTCCGCCAGGCCGTTGCTGGCGGCCTCCAAGGAGGCGTGCAGACCTTCTTCACCAGCCTCCTCCCCGCCGATCCGAACGATCTGTTCGCCCACCTGGACCAGGAACGTCCCGAAGTACTCATCCTGGGACCGGAGGTTCCGGTGGAAGAAGCGCTGCGACTCGCCACCGTCATGAATGTCCGGTTCCCGGAGCTCAGTGTCATCCTCGCCAGCGAACCGGACCCGGACTTCATCCTGCAGGCCATGCGCGCGGGCGTCAGGGACATCCTCTCCCCCGACTCCGACGCGGCGCAGATCCGGGTCCTCCTGGAACGGGCCAGCCAGCAATTCGCCAGCAGGTACCGTGTCCAGGCAGCCCCGCCAATGACGGAGACCAACAAGGGCCTGGTCATCGGCGTCTTCTCCCCCAAGGGCGGGGTGGGCAAGACCACCATCGCCACCAACATTGCCATCGGCCTGGGCAAGATCGCCCCGATGAGTGTGGTCATTGTGGACCTGGACCTGCAGTTCGGGGACGTCGCTTCCGGGCTCTACCTCGATCCGCAGCACACCGTCACGGACGCCGTGTCCCCGGCCGCGAGCCAGGACTCCCTGGTCCTCAAGGCCTTCCTCACCGTCCACCCGGGCAGCATCTACGCCCTGTGCGCTCCTCCAACGCCAGTTGATGCGGACGAGATCACGCCGGAACAGGTCAGCCGGCTGCTGGAACAGCTGTCCGAACAGTTCCAGTACGTGGTGGTGGACACCGCTCCTGGCCTTCCCGAAATCGGGCTGGCGGCCATGGAACAGTGCACGGATGTGGTGTGGGTCAGCGGCATGGACATCCCCAGCGTCCGCGGCCTGCGCTCCGGCCTGGACGTGCTGCGCCAGCTGGACATCCTGCCGGAAACCCGGCATGTGGTGCTCAACATGGCCGATTCCAAGCTGGGGCTCACCGTCCAGGACCTCGAATCAACCATCGGCGCGCCAGTGGACGTCAGCATTCCGCGGTCCCGCGCAGTGGCCCTGTCCACCAACCGCGGCATCCCCGTCCTCCAGGAGTCAGCCAAGGACCCGGCAACCAAGGGCCTGAACCAGCTCGTCAACCGGTTCAACCCCGCTTGGCGGGCCACATCGCAACGCAAACTGCACCGAAGGGTAGTGGTCTAG
- a CDS encoding Flp family type IVb pilin: MLSLYTNLAIRLRREETGATAVEYGIMVGLIAVVIIVAVTLLGGTLTTMFESVKCQVGGGTWTDVAQTTTTAAGGTCAP; this comes from the coding sequence ATGCTTTCTCTCTACACCAACCTCGCCATCCGCCTCCGCCGTGAAGAAACCGGCGCCACCGCCGTCGAATACGGCATTATGGTCGGGCTGATCGCCGTGGTCATCATCGTCGCCGTAACGCTCCTCGGTGGAACGCTGACCACTATGTTCGAATCAGTAAAGTGCCAGGTTGGTGGCGGGACATGGACTGATGTCGCCCAGACCACCACCACGGCCGCTGGCGGAACCTGCGCCCCGTAA
- a CDS encoding TadE/TadG family type IV pilus assembly protein, translated as MSRASERGAVAVEFAILAPVLVMLLLGIMEFSRAYNVQASLSAAAREGVRVMAISNSVSAANKAAKDSAVSLQPVLKDTDIKFKNLDTGTTSCAPGNRMTITISYNLSTMTGIAGPFPMTGKGAMLCGG; from the coding sequence ATGTCCAGGGCATCCGAGCGCGGAGCCGTTGCGGTCGAGTTTGCGATCCTGGCGCCTGTCCTCGTCATGCTGCTCCTGGGCATCATGGAGTTCAGCCGGGCCTACAACGTTCAGGCTTCCCTCTCCGCAGCCGCCCGCGAAGGTGTGCGCGTCATGGCCATCTCCAACAGCGTCTCCGCTGCCAACAAGGCCGCGAAGGATAGTGCGGTATCCCTTCAGCCCGTGCTGAAGGACACCGACATCAAGTTCAAGAATCTCGATACCGGCACCACCAGCTGCGCGCCGGGTAACCGCATGACCATCACCATCAGCTACAACCTCTCCACCATGACCGGCATCGCCGGCCCGTTCCCCATGACCGGCAAGGGAGCCATGCTGTGCGGCGGCTAG